The Alnus glutinosa chromosome 1, dhAlnGlut1.1, whole genome shotgun sequence region TAGACACGTCatctaagaacaaaaaaactcGAAAAGTTTAAATGTTGCTGAAACACCAGATCATATCAAATGCCCCACCCATTTCTTGTGAAAACCTCTTAGATACGTTAAGAGTCCTTGCTTCGGAACACCTCCACCCACATCTGGTTGGTATCGCAGGAGCTCAAACGTTTCACTTCCCTCTCCAAAAGATCTTATGCTGCTAGATGTTTCGATCGGACCAAGTCTGCCGCCACCCATGCCTTGAAGGGCCTCAAATCATCACCACCAGACCAATGGTGCTTTTGCTGGCTGGCctgatggccacccccggccactggggtgtGCTGCGCTACTACCCCAGGTCCATGGGGAgaccgtgcggccacccccaaaccccgggggtggccttcgggccatcCCTTCTGTCAGCCGACCCATTGGTGGCAATTGCAGTTGTGGTGGTAGCGGTGGTGGGTTGGGGATGGGGTTTCAACGAGTTGGGTCTTGGGTAGCTTGAGTGTGGTGTGATTGGGTGTTTTTACCCTATAGTGCTTTGGTGTTCTAAACTGACGTGTCAAGTGTTTATTGAATGGCAAAAACCTCTTGTTTTCCGCCATGATCGTATAAAAGGGGCGCTCATTTGCATATTACTGGCACCTAAAAGGCTTGTCTTCACTGCCACCAATCAAGCACCATTGTGAGATATACAATCAATCaaagaaatcaaatttcaactttatgtaatatattattcctttttggttgtggcctttatatcacatttacggtatttactatgtttattattttttcaataaacatatacggcattatggatatttccattaatttagattaccgtaaatatggaatcggtattatggttatttctattaatttagattaccgtaaatatggaatcggttaattgattttaaaatcaattaacgatattgtttccttgatggaaggaaacaaatacggtgtttaccattttgagggtccctaacctagcctataaatagagtgcctgtgtacaccatcagtacagccatcaagcaataggcataggttagaagatccctcaaataatctttcttgttcttcagatggatcgtggagacgcttgagcaaacatggctagaggtaagcctgaatcctgtttattcgttttccgctgcgcatgttagattaaataatatgttgattatttctaacatgtggtatcagagccagcctctatgctattttgcttagcatataattttactatgtgttatcaatattgaatcaagtatattctatttggtattgttcacttctgtttgtcaatattgtttgagcaatatttcgtcttttgtgacatgatagaaacgcattagcgattattttgtgaatatttgttgttcacgtactgtttgtgaaaacccataaatttgataaaactattttttgttttatcactattctgtgtattatgatatactgcctaattttgagttgttgtaattttgatatgggtattttcataaaggggtggcggctagggttccatttttagggttttcaacccatctggaacattacgggtcgggttggttggtgactgggtagggttacgacccattaaagtttttgggtttgatatattttcgggtagggttttttaaaacccatgcagtttttaggccatttaagtgggctgacctagtttgggccagcactatacatggacccagaggcctgacccgattaagtgggttgacccaattgcccaaatacagtagcccatttggagtcttgtgacccaaaagctcaacccaatatagtagcccaatacagatacccaacccaaattaagtgggttaacccaattgggtcagcccaatacagcaaccattttcagtaacccatcaagttctttttaaaaggggaatttaggccttatggtgtttagaacctgggttcatcaggtgtaaagagccttggccacttactaaaccattaggccatgtgttttattatgtcctcatattaaagttttattccctttattatttacagtattgtgtattaaaattattgtttatttaatacatgaattgaggaatatatattttaaaatataaattgtttgatgcctagacctaagaataattaacaataccatatatactggtgtgtttacagtaatatctaagaatgcaatgtcggggaaagttctggcaaggaaagtcttgggatttaagtgtgtccggtgtgacccccctcactttcctgggagctcatctgcttgcaccttggaaaatgctgtttaccccatttaagtattggtttgttatattcctaaggccattaagggggcatctataaagttgttggatgttaatgaagtagcaattatcatgataattttgggagagccacagcatcccaattttgaatgacaattgcatcaagattacacacacgtaattatcataataattatgggacagccaaagcatcccattttttgtatgataattacatcaggatcacacgcatgaacctcataaagatttattagatgttcatgaattacaacgtgattattatgattttgggagagccaaagcatcctaattttgtaataattgcataaggatcgtacacatgaacttcatatagaaaaattaacatcgtattgtaattaactcataaatttaattacctatccccaaagggaagtttttatttttatgacttaattagaatgagataacaaatttagtattaaaagtaaaatttctttcggttgcccaaaggtacgaagaatttttatttattaatatttaaatttattagtcttatcaataaagagtaaatttcatgcgtgatgcaacctttgcccaaaggtaggttgaaatttactatttaaattggcattggctaatttaaaataaagttacttcatagcattaaagtatttattttaattttgggttattgtagctattcctgttactctaccttttgatggttttatattccaatacattatgataatatttttttgactggaaaaatgattgatatgctttttcatttggggtgttaaaaattttggtactccgtgtggacaaaccacctactcccgcggaattaagtacgccacgtgagattattaagcatgaacggtgggagtgatttaatcacttaagttagatgttcatgaaatctcatgtcactaaagtcatcagggatttattcctgaatgttttagagccaaagttttataaaggttgtttatgaacatttagtaagttcaaacaaaacttggccagcaccctaatagaaaaagctttaaagacaaaccttttacagtttctgaagtgtttataatcccattatgggaatgaaggatattatagattagcttaagtccctaaagattgagatttttgagtcattgttggtctatttcaattttttgaattctctcttctaagtgtagaattttatcttgtaacacacgtaaggataaatggttagtaaataaacttctaaccatgtgtgttcaaggatatgagagaatttataaagtgttcacatgattattcatgtcaaaggaaggaccaataaatgcaatcatgtccaacacttaaagcatgagaataaggtgccaataaagtattatggcaatcaagatacatatttctcatgaaataaggaaaattaagggcatataaagaaagattgcatgaagtataagaaatgacttaaaataaagataatctccatatctagtatgtcgtgaatctcttttagtgactcaatcaaatatattgtggattgattatggtttaacaatccacattgtcaacacaaatgcagagtccttttttaaaatggataacacgtgtttataatttgagcttgttgggatctataggttaattttaaaattcagttataattttgacctcaaaaaatgatttatattccataatctttttgaaatctattttctagtttggcttattaaaaatttcaattttattttaaacttgaaatttttcttattttttggtggaatattggttggggtttatttaaagtctatttaaaattgacctacgtcccaatttttgaaacaaaattatttgtttatttctgcatagtgatgttgacgtaaagtagagtctttaagaatttaaaaatgctcttgttatggctttggagattgaaatatatctccatacagaaaataaaagtcggtgatttactgactttggtacttgtgtggattgcataagggaaagcataccaacaagaccactagaggtgccaaagagagcattttgagattcttgagatcatgtacattaaaaggtgttgaccttttcatactcattgcctaaatggtcagagatatttttttatctcttttagtgatgaccatataaagtttatgtatctctatcttctaaatattaaagctggggtattgaatgctttcaatacctataaggaagaagaagagaaacaatatgaagatcataagatctaatataggcatagagtattaaggtaggtacacacaaaaggaaatgattagtaatactaatctgctatcacccttatagagtaaagctttgaaaaccgttgtgtatatgttaaacaggattccatctaaggttatTCTTaagacacttttttttaaaagtatgaaaaagatggaagccaagtttaaattatttacacatatagggttgccttactaaagaggggatttataatcctcgcctaaggaaattagattcaaggacaaccaacggatcttttataagctatctagtaaactttaaagggttttaatattttattatcctTCGTATAATcttagagttgttgattgtaaaatttctagaggatgcagaacctagtgggagtgctcattcacataaattggaatttgaggaagcactagagttggccaagtctcctcctcatagaggatgattgattgtattcaggaaaaatcagattgattatcctgagccacaatcatttctagaacaaccaactcatacagaataggttcaaaagtctattctcccattgcaaaatgcagaggaagtagaattaagaaaatcctatagaataaggagatcaacaattcttagtgatcatgttgtatatctcccagagtctgatgttgacattggacataaagatgatccaaatttgttttcatatgctatgagtggagaaaactccacattgagattcagtgccatgaagtgagagttaagtccatggctgaagggtcgagctagactcgtagccaatggttttactcataaggaaggcattgattatcgtgaaacattctctccagtgtctaaggatggttcatcaagatgatcatagcattagtagctcattttttatctagagctacatcaagtggatgcgaaaacaacttttctgaatagggatcttaaggacgaggtttacatgaaacaatcaaaaggttttataaataacagtcagaaagcttgcaaattaaagaattctatttatgggctgtgatagatttctcaatggtaagatactttttacaaggttattgtttatagaaaaccttgttgattagtatatataccttaaggtcagtgggagtacagtaatctttctagtcctatatttgcaagtggtgatttaggtttgctacataaagttcacaaaactttgaaatgaaggatttgggtgaaacctcttatgtcttttgacatagagattcacagagacataaagaatattaacattgtctcggaaggcctacattgaaaaaagttttgaaaaaaatttagaatgaaggatttgcaccttcagtagcaattaagagggactaattaaatacagattaatgtcccaaaaggtattggaataagggcagatgaaaagttttaagcgtctacattatacataaccatatgactgacaataagtatattgaatcaataaagtgctgcaaataaagccttgcggtatatgcaaggaaccaagaagaacaacttaacctaaggatacactttccatttgaaggtggttagttgtttagatttgagtttgctgattgtgtagatagtagaaagtctactctaaggtatatatctttttattgaaggatagatcctagagatgcagtttgcagactatagttgctacgtctaccaagaaagctaaaagtctagcgtgctatgaatttggtacacaggcatgatggttgagacatttgttgaaagtctcaatcttgtcgattttacagttagaccataaagatactctgcggtaattctactataatcttcttttataagaataaagagtagaagcagaagtaaatcgacattaagtatctcagtacgagagataacattaagagacataaagggtctattgagcatataagtactgaattaatgattgcggatcccatgacttaaagtttaccggtaaagaaagaataaagtcatgcggaatatatgagactcattaattcattttcacttgatttgtctctttttggtctatagacataaagttattataataaagattttttgtgcacatttgttatttttatccatgaggataaataaagttggacccgaatgacttataggaagttcatttataaagcttgattatccataaggtactcatgtaaggagtgttttacatcgtgatacatggaagggacgacctaattttataatggttttaccgccatgattcgtgtgaaacatttcttaactgagttggaggattccataaaagattggccaaaactaaagaacctaataccatatggtcatgtgttataaagtccaagtgggagaatgtaatatattattcctttttggttgtggcctttatatcacatttacggtatttactatgtttattattttttcaataaacatatacggcattatggatatttccattaatttagattaccgtaaatatggaatcggtattatggttatttctattaatttagattaccgtaaatatggaatcggttaattgattttaaaatcaattaacgatattgtttccttgatggaaggaaacaaatacggtgtttaccattttgagggtccctaacctagcctataaatagagtgcctgtgtacaccatcagtacagccatcaagcaataggcataggttagaagatccctcaaataatctttcttgttcttcagatggatcgtggagacgcttgagcaaacatggctagaggtaagcctgaatcctgtttattcgttttccgctgcgcatgttagattaaataatatgttgattatttctaacacttTATTCATCAAAAGACCATAAATTCACCAATACCCGCTTTGCGCTTGAAAATGGAAAGCCACCCAAAGATCAGGTCAGTCCGGAGCtgagaaaatttattaaaaaaaaaaaagaataattatacCATTGGTCCTTGggattgacctaaattacaaatcattccctATGGTACAAAAAATTCATGGAGGGTTCctatggtaaactataattatgaatcactccctaaactcattttcgtccaccaagttaatagattctgttagtttgtcacgtcatacccaataagaaatcgacacgtgtccattacaataaaaaaaatataaataaataaaacttaaaaattagttttttttttttttttaaaaaaaaaaaaaaaagaaaaagaaaatagcaaaTGGGTGGTTGCCGAGAGTGGCCTAGCCACGTATGGGGGGTGATGCACGGCCTCCCCTAGGCTTGGGGTGGTCACATGTCGATTTCTTATTAGGTATAACGTGACAAATTAACGGAATTTGTTAACTCGGTGGACGAAAAACGAGTTTAGGAAGTGATTTGCAATTATAGTTTATTACAgagaccctccatgaactttttgtaccacatggagtaatttgtaatttatgtcaaCCTCAAGGACCAATAATGTAATTATCCCTGAAAAAACATGAATTCTTACCTGCTATTAACTAAAATATGTGATGAATCCAAACTGATTAAATAGAGATAAACTATAACAAGCACAATTCTGCTGGAAGAATTATAGATCAAACATTTTaacaaagaagagaagaagattgTGAGACAATTCAGACGGATGATTATGAGAAACCATTTATGAGACTCACTTGACgaaataaaaattggactgtCCAATTACTTATTTGGTTAGGTGAGTCTCATAAGTAGTCGACAATCACCTgtccaaattctctcaaattcgtacagataatttgaaaagatctTGATCCGTTCTTGCTTTGAAATtgccataaaaataaagaaaagaaacaaaaaccaattagTGAATCAAATAACCCATTTCCAACAGGCATATCCCTTGCTCCTCCTTATTAGCAATCAAAGCCTCCCTTCGCTAGCTCCCCAGGAGATTTATGAACAACTATCCTTAAAAGTTGAAgagaatataatattttaaaatattgacAAAAGTTTGATCATGTTTAATTGGATTGTAATAGTAGAACGTAAATATAAACAGAATCGTACAATTATgtgaataaatataaattaggTTCTCAGTTAGTGCTCTGGTATTGTTTTTATCGTAACAATTATGCTGTTATGCTTCAAGTTAAGTCATAGAAGTAATGCCTTGTAAATTTTAAGGATGAAAAATTGGGGCATTACACAATTGTCAGATGTTGATCTCATATTGCGTGTGCAGATTGAGATACGTGGAGTTCTTCAATTAATCAAGCTCTCATATCAGATGATCAAGATCACCAAAATTTAGACGGTTCATTTTTAACGAGgagtatgaatttttttttttgattacaaGCCCCTCGGCCTTTAGTTATAGCCGAAACATAACATTCCCCTTCTACATCCAAGAATCTTCACGAATCTCAACTATGAAGTATGAACTAATTAGCCGGCAACAAAATTGTATAACAAGTTTGACTATGTAACCCTATATAAAATATAGCCATTACTTTTCTTCAGGTTCCTTCACCTAATTcataaacttatatatatatatataaaattatggcATAATTTGATTGGTTGGAATGAAGGTCAATAATGACTTTTGAATGCTCAGTTGGGACGAGTGAGTAGAATGCCTCTTTTTCACAACCCATACAAATAGAATTTTAGTTGGAAAATGCACCGTTCAACCGTCGACCGCCCAGTCCATGCTTTgaaattgccaaaaaaaaaagaaaaaaaaaagaaaaagaaaaagaaaaaagaaacaaaaaccaatcAGGCTTCAGTGaatcaaagaaaaagatgatAACCCATTCCCAACAAGCACTTCCCTTTTCTCCCTCTTAACCCTCCCTCACTCACTCACCACCAATCCATCTTTTAAACCCGGCCCCTACAAATTTCAAACCCAAGAAGAGAAAACAGAGAACCTGGACATACATGACAACGCTTCAGAAGTTCAAGCTGCTGGCGACCCAGTGCGGCGTGGCGCCGAGCCCCACGCGGAGCCCGAGGACAAGCCCAGTTGTCCAATTCCGTCGCCGCAAGACCACCCTCCGAATGCTGCTCAGCCGCCGATCATCTCGCATGGCTCAGCCACTAATCCCGCCTACTTGTTCTCCGCAAAAGAAGGAGGAGAAGGATTTGGTGGCGGAGCTGCAGGGACACCGAACTCTCAAAGACCTTTTCGTGTCTTCGCCGCCGTTCGGAGAAACGAAAGAGAGGACTGGCGGTTCGATTAGGAGCGGCAGTTTGGTTGGTTGGAAATCCGGAACGGCATCGTCAAGGCCGGCCTGGACAGGTTTTCGGCACAGGGCGTTGCTAAGAAGAGCATGGCGTCCTGTGCTGGTTGCTATTCCTGAGTGAAAATGATCAGggcatttatttatttcctgTAATAAATTCGTGAACATATTATGTTGTATATGTTCCGACGGAGCACAATGTGCCTCCAATGAACTTGTCTCAAAATTTTTTGTTAGTCCGATTTATTGTGTTATTGGCACGTGGGTGAGCTTGCTATGATCTTgttgttatattattattcaaGAGGGCAAAATGGTGCAAAATCGATCGAACTATTTCTAAATGGATCATCTTTATCTCAGAATCATTCGAAGGATTGGATTGTCTGCAACATTTCTATTCCAGTGGAAAGCtcattcttctctcttcttcttattcttcttcctctttttgcttaatttctttttgtgtgTTGTCCCGTTTCGTCTTCTTTTAGGGACAAAAGGTGGAGCACCAGTGGAAAGTGAAAGTTGTTTGGACTACGACTGTGGCTCGGGGGTGACCAGAGAATCCTCCATAAAAGCTTGAGCCGTCCATCTCGAAAAGAGGGAAACAAAGATAGGGCATGCTCACgcaaaaccaaattaaaatCTTGCAGTACGATTGTGTAAGAACTTGGCTTGTTTGGCCTGATCATCAAATTTTAAGCTAaactttacttttaaaaaaaattaattaactatcaCTTTTTTATAATACCTATTTTTGCTATgaatttttactattttatttaaatatttttattttttcctcaacaattataaagaaataatttgatttggtttttgagTGTACAATGCTCAACGAAATTTGTTGAGCTACAATTTGCTTAGCACGGTCGCAAATTGGATGCaga contains the following coding sequences:
- the LOC133860904 gene encoding uncharacterized protein LOC133860904, with translation MTTLQKFKLLATQCGVAPSPTRSPRTSPVVQFRRRKTTLRMLLSRRSSRMAQPLIPPTCSPQKKEEKDLVAELQGHRTLKDLFVSSPPFGETKERTGGSIRSGSLVGWKSGTASSRPAWTGFRHRALLRRAWRPVLVAIPE